In Engraulis encrasicolus isolate BLACKSEA-1 chromosome 2, IST_EnEncr_1.0, whole genome shotgun sequence, the sequence GAAGAACATGGAAGATATTAAGGGGAAGTACATGAATAGCGTTAATAGTTAATCGAATGTCATGATAAAACATAATAGGGATAATGCAGGGTAAATTCACAAGAAACAGGATAAAGATAGTTCATCGTTCATTCCACTTGGTTGGAGAGATTTAAGGGTCCATATCCAAAAACATTCCCTTTGTAATAGTCTTTTTTCAGTGTTGCCCCCTCTGCGTGATTCTTTGACATGTTCAATGACAGTGAATGAGAGGGAGGATAAAGGATGGCCAGCTTCCATGAAGTGTTGGGCAACTGGGGATCTTTCGTCTTTGCGCCTGATGGCGCTATTGTGCTCAATGATGCGCGTCTTGATAGGTCTATTTGTTTTACCCACGTATTGTTTGTTGCATGGACATGAAATGAGATATACAACGTTGGATGTGTTGCATGTAGTAAGCTGTTTGATAGTGAACTGTTTCCCTGTGGCAGTGCAGGTGAATGAGGTGACTTTCTTTGTGTTGTTCCTGCATGCTGCGCATGTTCTGCAAGGGAAAAAACCACTGACATTTCTAAGGCGGCCCTCTTTGCCCGTGGTGGGGGGACAGTCGGCTCGGACTAGAAAGTCCCTCACGTTTCTCGCTCTGTAGTGGGAGAAGAGGGGGGGCTCAGAAAAGAGGGTACGGCAGATGGGGTCACTGCCAAGGATGTGCCAATGTTTGAGGATGGCGTTTTTTATCCGTTGGCTATGTTTCGTGTACGTGGTGGTGCATGCAACAGAAAATTGTTTTTCATGTCGTGGTCTGCTCACGGTGCTTCGGACTTTATCAAGAGCTTCATTAAGCCATTCGTGTGGGTATCCCCTCAGACAAAAGTTTTTGTACATTTTAGTTACTTCATTGTCAAAGTCATGTTGACGTGTGCAAATCCTCTTGAGCCTTAAGAATTGTGTGTATGGAAGACCTCTTTTTAGATTGGATGGATGCGCGCTGGGTGCATGTAGAATACTGTTCTTGTCAGTGGGCTTGGTGTATAGGGTAGTTAATAGACAGTTACCTTCAAGAATGACCGTGGTATCCAGGAAGGAGACCGTCTTGGTGTCTATGGCTGCGCTGAATTTTATGGAATCCACTATGTTATTCAGGTATAGGAGAAAGTCATTAAACGTTTCTTTAGAGCCCTTGAATATACATATGACGTCATCCACATACCTTTTCCATAGTAGCACGTTGTGGGAGAAGGGGTTGTTATTAAAAACATAGCGCTCCTCTAGAAATCCCATAAACAAACATGCGTAGTCAGGAGAGAATCTGGATCCCATTGCCGCCCCTtgtttttgcaggtaaaaatcaTTCCCAAAAAGGAAAAAGTTGTTGTGTAAAAGTTTGGAGATCATCTCAATGAGGAAGGGCGTTGGGGGGTGTGGGTCCGTCCTAAGGTCAAGGAAATGTTTAATTGCAACGATGCCTTTGTCGTGAGGGATGTTAGTGTAGAGGGATACCACGTCCATAGTTGTGAGTAGTATGTCATGTTCAGCATTGTCAATGTGGGTCTGTGAAAGTTGTTCGATGAAGTCCCCAGTGTCTCTTAGATATGATGGCAAAGTTTCCACCAGCGGCCGCAGAATCCGATCGATATACAGCGACATGGGTTCCATTAAACTGTCGCTGCACGCTACAATGGGGCGTCCAGGGGGGTTGGTTAAGGTTTTGTGGACCTTGGGCAGTGCGTACATGACAGGAGTCGTCGGATGGTCATTCTTGAGAAACTTTAgttcagtttgggaaatgttgccCTGTTGGCATGCATCTTGGAGGAAAGTATCAATTTCATGTTTAAAGTTGGCCGTTGGGTTGCGGTCTAAGCGCATGTAGCAAACTTCATCAGAGAGTTGTGATTGCACCTCTGATATGTATTGCGCCCTGTTTAATAAAACTATGCCACCGCCTTTATCCGCTGGTTTCCAAATAATGTCTTTGTTCTTACCAAGCTGTGCCAGTGTCTTACGCTCTTCATTGCCGTAATGTGCGCTGTTCTGTTCAGTCAATATGCCCTCAATCTCCCCGTCCACAAGGTTGCAAAACGTTGTAATGGCTGCATTAGTTACCGGGGGGCAAAAAAGGCTTTTAGTTCTGAGGGTGCGTGCGTAATCACCAGGGGGTGTGTATACCTGCGTGTTGTCTTTTTTGTAGAAATATTTCAGTTTAATAGATCTGTAGAATTTGAACATCTCCACCTTCAATTTGAATGGGTCGTGGGTGCAGGGGGAACATAAGAGAGTCCTTTATTCAAAATCCGTTGTTCTGTAGGTGAAAGTTCCACGTTGGATAGGTTGAATACCAGTTGTTGTTGGTCATCCGTTTCAGCTGATGAATGGCTTGTCAGCGTGGTCTCATCCTCCCTTGAGATGTGTCTCTTCCCCTGGCCCTTTCCGCGTCGCCCCCGCCTGGTCTTCTTCTTGTCATGATGCGAGTGGGTAGTCTTATTGCAGGCCTCGGTTGTCGCTCGTCGCGTAAAAAATCCGGGTCTGAGTCGGACATGTACTCAGAGCTGGAAGCAGATGTGTATGAGGGTGTGCTTCTAAATCGCACCTGTTTTCTGTTCCTGGTGGAAGGTGCATCCCTCTGAAGACGCCAGGGATACACCTTGTTGTCTCTGTAATCCACCGTGTCTCTGTGTAGTTTGCTCAGCTTTCTTTTCTGTGTGTCCTCCGTGTATTTCTACGGATAAAAAACGCCATCCTCAAACATTGGCACATCCTTGGCAGTGACCCCATCTGCCGTACCCTCTTTTCTGAGCCCCCCCTCTTCTCCCACTACAGAGCGAGAAACGTGAGGGACTTTCTAGTCCGAACCGACTGTCCGACTGCCCCACCACGGGCAAAGAGGGCCGCCTTAGAAATGTCAGTGGTTTTTTCCCTTGCAGAACATGCGCAGCATGAGAAAGTCACCTCATTCACCTGCACTGCCACAGGGAAACAGTTCACTATCAAACAGCTTACTACATGCAACACATCCAACGTTGTATATCTCATTTCATGTCCATGCAACAAACAATACGTGGGTAAAACAAATAGACCTATCAAGACGCGCATCATTGAGCACAATAGCGCCATCAGGCGCAAAGACGAAAGATCCCCAGTTGCCCAACACTTCATGGAAGCTGGCCATCCtttatcctctctctcattcactgtcATTGAACATGTCAAAGAATCACGCAGAGGGGGCAACACTGAAAAAAGACTATTACAAAGGGAATGTTTTTGGATATGGACCCTTAAATCTCTCCAACCAAGTGGAATGAACGATGAACTATCTTTATCCTGTTTCTTGTGAATTTACCCTGCATTATCCCTATTATGTTTTATCATGACATTCGATTAACTATTAACGCTATTCATGTACTTCCCCTTGATACTCTCCATGTTCTTCCATTTGGACTGACTATGGTACTGTTGCTTTATACATACTTTGACCCTCCCTAGTAGGCTATCTTTCTCCGATATGCCTATTGACTCCTTATGtattatgtatatgtatatagttTATCACTGCAATGCATGTCGCTGAATGCTTGCAATGCACTCTAGCATCTCCATGACTATGCACTTGTCTTTTCACTAGGTGTTGGTGGGTGAAAAACTTTCAACGGAGCCTTTAAGAGCTCAGTGGAACTGATGACGtatttcaaactgggaacactgatgaagggctagacccgaaacgtttgtcccctgtctgtcggttttatttacattttttcggctttgtttaatacattttttgattttgcatccagctccagtgtgcgactcctttcttccctttatcatactgctcttggaattacgcaccgagcgatacgcacaggataagacatttggcgcggacgccaccccaccattactatactgtatgaaaattgccatttttccagtcataatgaatacttagaatttgatgctggtggtaagtattcatgaaaaaggtaagattagtggatgggcagcatgaattctggaaataaacaactaaaaatctcacacagtgtccttttaacaaaactggtatgaaagtgtaatgcttgacttttgtttaaaagtaaagcaacatgtgtttaagttatagtaccaacacttaacgatatgctactatggtttaagcatcagcctatagtgtttaagcagtaggcaaaaactgtaattaaAGGCTGCCACTCAGATTACCAATAGAACACACTAACAGCAGGACAGCTCCAAAAAGGTAGGTTCCTTGTGACAATACATGATTTtggtttgtttataaacacagtgctgtgaggaggggcaagacactggcagccaatcatgtgagcaaattttttgactgacagtggtttccaacaatcagaggttgagttgtgcgcagccagggtcacgcagccagggtcacgcagccaggggaaaacaaaaattgagaacccatctCTTCGCGCATATGCTattcacacacaaagcacacactgcAAACAGGTGATCACAGCACACCAAGGTGCTCATTTACCACTAGGGAGAAGTGCGTAAAGGGAAGACTTGGCAACACACCCTGAAGAACTGCCCAGGCTATAGAAAGATCAAGCAGGCGCAGTGAGACCAACAGTTGGAATCAATCAACAACTAATCAATGTAACTAGTTATGACTAggagaaacaaaaagaaaggaaacccaAACTGACAAAAAGACACAATAACTGGACTCAAGCATAAAATAAATAGGCAAAGCAGCAGTGGCATTGTCCTTAATGTTGACTCATGCTGGCACAAACAACGGCATCTGGCGTCTCAAGGCATCTGAGTGAATGCCATGTATGATTAAAACTCTATGGCACTGCTCTCAGGTCCTACTAGAGAGGGCGCTACGCAAGTACTACGGTGGCTGCAAGAGGACAATCCAAATCATTCAAATAAAGAAGTAACTGTGTGCCAATTTTAATGCTTTTACCTCAAAGTGCCTGgtggttacagtttttctcgattgcctccacacaagttctgatacttcacacacaattctcggaaaagctcgcccatttcccaactcccctaacaaATGTCACTGAACagtaagcacaattccttctttacactcacatttcagttttaaaacacactcttttcaaaccactacacacaattctctggattacacacaattttcatgaagaaaatccctggttgtcgcattgaacacactgccattcaaaatactaaaatcaactgccatactatgttcactttctcatcacatgggcaaactctcttcataccggtttacaatctgaactcatcaccccataaggacacacattgcatgtgatattgatgaaaacatgagtagatgcagtgagaaaacacatttgtttagtttttgaactccaaaatatgttatacaagagatcactttcatgtggttacccaatattttacaataaattagtgtattttttttaatgtcagaaaaatatgtaaaatatattttttgccacacatctgtgtatacTCTGAGtcaaaaaacaatatttcagtattttactacagacaaataccctctttagtactgtagaacagtgaagaaaataagtttctactgtgtgtcaagttgagtatagagttttaccttgtgcatattactgttcgatggttcacataagagtgtattaaaatgactgcttgtgtgtgtcatttgagaacaaaatgacccttttagaagagagtacattgttttgagacaagacgtgcacttttcagaggtagtgaagagttttgcccgttgtttgtgaggtttggagatttgtgtgtagagttttgagaattcgagaactgattccgaaaattgtgtgtaagcaatcgagaaaaactgtaatatgggTTGGATTTTGAGGGCATCTTGAAAATTCAGCATGTTTCACAATTCCACATTTAATATTAGTCAGCACAAAAAGAGAGAAATCTGCGGTACGATTCCTGTTTTATGGGTCGgtcatatttgatttggcggccgtTTTGAAAATCTCAATTTTAGTTTTACAAAACAATTCCATATATATTTCTGAAATGTCATGCTTTCATGATGCAGTGCATGGAGGTTTCACTACTATGGGTTAGCCATATTAATAGTTGTCCATATTAATCAGAAGAATATGTGTACAGATTTctatgcttttactcaaaagttcTCCAATCCGCTGGACTAATATTGCTGGTGTTATGAACAGCTTGGGCACTGCCCGAGGTGAAGCCTGAGAATGCCCTGATTGTGCAGGCGTAGCAACAGGCCAAACTCAGACGGCATGGCGTGGCTGTTCTTCTTGAACTGTGCATCGTCGTAGTAGTGGTTGGTGAGGGCTTGACAGGTATGCGGGTGCTTGCTGAAGGGCCAGAAGCCGTAGAGGTGCACGTTGGAGCACAGCTCGAGCGCCAGGCTGGTCACGATGAGACCCGTGCTTAGCCGCTTAGCCCGTATGCCCTGGGAGTTCCAAAAGAGCGCCACATTTCTCAAGTACTCTGGGCTCATGTACACAAGCCGAGCTGGGCTCTGGAATTCCTCAGCGGTGTAGGAGGCACGCTGACTCCGTGCTGTGTTTTGGCTATATGAGAAGGCAGGCAAGAAGATCAGGGCATTGCCGTAGGAACGTAGCTTATCTATAAAAGGTTTCCGGCGCCATACCAGATCATTGAACCtgacagagaagaaaagatggaAGATGTTCACAAAAAAGACAGGCAGCCCAATGACTGGCATCAGTTCATGCTTCAGGTGCTACACAAGCTATCTGTGCTTTAGAGTACAATAAAATGGAGTACAATAAAAAGGTTTGAATTCTCACATCATCACTGTTTCTACATAAACTGTTTCACCTCGCACAAGCACTTTGCACATTGTATTTACTTGTACACGTGCGAGAAAGAATATCGTACTGtagtgatgtcataatgtctaTGGGGCACCTCATTCTGAAGTACTTTAGCCTTAATTAGGCTACTCCTTaaatgtttttgggaaacacagttaTCAACATATTCTCTTGTTATATTTATATTAACAATCATTTTAACTGTGTGAAAAAAAATTGAAGGCAATGTGGTCAACATCATGGTTCAAAAATTGCACAGTTTAATTCTGTATAGTTTTATGGTTTTTAGATCTTTTATCCTCCCAAACCCcgaagcctcttactgcagctggggtcgccggcgaccgtagtcacttgctgaaaatgcttaactacatcataagaacatttagcctgagtatcatcctccgtagtgaccgcgctagctcaatactttcgcttgctgaccacggagtctgaccctgcagccacccctggcagttggaattcagatattcgttcagtatctgaacagccaataggctcgctgatagtctaagcccctccccaagccctcttacatattcaactgaaatacaacaacttgatgatggcgatgtgatgtctgtaaccaggacatttgatagtgcttggtgtaaactgggacattgccgtccgccaagacctttgacgggctttcggcactgacactgcgcagctcttgggcagtcacactgggcgtttctcttctgttcactttaatggttttagttgacagttaatatcttcataacaaggttggaacaagcgcagccccatttcagtgttactttttttgctgtcacactcgacgcatatacacagacacaaactgggaaggagagagggtgggggctgctccgtgggctgtgcatttggcgcatattaaacaacgcaactagtagtttcccaataaaatttgaatcataatgccgtggatccaatactataatatcatataatattgtccttaagtctgagcgatgcattgatttgtttagggtacgttttctgccagctaaatgcaagggggaagggggctatattagcaaacaagacgattgcacagttagcctgctaattttaaatatgatcacctggagctaatagccttcacatggcttaatccatccctgttatcagtccgcttgaggtttttgcttcgggaaagtgaaaaaatgaggtcctaattaatcttcagatggtgtcggaccctgacggtgccataggcacacgttgtatgtctccctgaaatcgtaggtttttgacggacctcgacaagttctacactccttagttaccgttgctgagctcggattggttggcggccgtttgtgggaggggttttgcgaaaggctaattccctcattaagtgagataatttccaactgccgggggtggctgcagggtcagactccgtggtcagcaagcgaaagtattgagctagcgcggtcactacggaggatgatactcaggctaaagaacattgctatgacattacagagagccatagtgctgcgctaaggggttaagggatAGACAGGCTGCTTTCATGTTTTCTTCCATGACTCACTTATCGTGTATGATGCTGGGGTTGGCTGTTACCAGATCAGACTTACTGCCCACATCCTTTTCATAGTCATTTTCAATTGGTGGAAGGTTGCACCTGTTAAAGAGAATCACTAACAGAGGTCACTAACACATTACAACAAAAGAGGGTattttgcttaaagggacactgtgtgagattttaagttgtttatttccacaattcatgctgcccattcactaatgttaccattttcgtgaatacttaccaccagcatcaaattctaagtattcattatgactgggaaaattgcacttttcatacatgaaaagggggatcttctccatagtccgccattttgaatttccaaaaatacccatttttagctgcaaaaatgactgtacttggaccatactagaaaatatataTTATAGAATATAGacattgtttattacttagtacactttcatgtaaaggtgaaatttggcaataagcagcccagtttcaatgagcagcatagttgcagtaccttttttgaccatttctgcacagtgtccctttaagcacttgtttctttacacaacacacagactccagctgtctgcacacaattttatacacaagacatggaccatactagaaaatatttgtttattacttagaaaactttcatgtaaagatcaaatttggctattggcagcccagtttcaatgagcagcgtagttgcagtcccctttttgaccatttcctgcacagtgtccttttaatatGGTATACTGCACATACCTAATAACAAATTGGGCAGAATCAATAAGCGGTCCACAACTACTGTTGGTCAGAATACCTCCATTTCCAACAACAGAACATGTATCCCAAGTTTTGTTTACAAAGGGTGACTCCTGAAAacatgcatggagagagagagagagagagagagagagagagagagagagagatactttttTAATTAATTGAATGATTAGAGCAATCATGCAAGCGTTTTTTTCAGTGTACTGTAGTAagaccagagagactggataagatattcttacagtacatacacactgcGTTCGCTGAACGTGTCTGGGAGCATtgtgagtccgagaggttcgcggactgccttgcacactgcagtcagcgtccacgttctatccgcgggcagcagccattcatcttcactggagcccgctcattgaacgcggacgtccgcgcaggaaaatagactacAGTTctagagttctattttcaaggagcatcgcggtcAGGccagacatgcgccgcgcttacaccgcgctcctgtgtgcaaggcacagagccggcgggcccataacgctcactacgctctctgcgtagggcctcgcgttgcccatgacgtcacttacgttgaggtaaaaaaaataaaaaaaataaataataggcTAACTTAAAAAACGACgaacttattattgattccgtcacgtaTATAGACATAGGGCCTACGCGGTTCaccccttcttctgtggttaatttcggatggaacaggagtgagaatcttgagtgagaatctcacaacaatgcaGAGTTCCTGCCCATGTCAGTCAGTGCGCATTACAAGCGTTCCTTGCGTTACCGCGGGAACTTAAGTCCGCCTGTGTAATCGAATCAACAGGAAGAATCAAGAAAAATTATGTATTGCTGTCAATGTCTTACTGCTGTTTCGAAAGCTGTagtagctgcctagttgagaaacatcagctgacttATAGCCCGAgaaacgtgagtgcaatcgaatcaacggagaagagtatgagataggaaggggtaccgtgtgtgtgtgtgtgtgcgtgtgcgtgtacttgcgcccgcccgcccggaggagaggagaggagaggaaagggacgggTCGCGCGTCTCTGTGTTAAGATGTGTGCGGGATTGACGCTGCGATtatgatctgtctatctcccgaATATTTTATTGAATAATTTACTCAGTAGCCTAGTCCTCCATCAAGTCGGTTACTCTAATCagctcgccaaaacaatgaaagtcttgtgtgggtatcgtgcaccagccccgcttgcagagggagatggatggagagggatcaacaaacttttaacagcgaaatacgacgcaatatgataaactccgcttggaacgttaactttatgcaacctgttcattttactcctgCTGGCGAGAGAAAACTTGTGCGCGCAGTGTATTACCTTCCtcacctactgtaggctactttcacattaccaccacgtcttgcatgtgcaagccttatgTCTTTAGATGTGCAAGCCTGGCCTCCAATTTCTAATTTAGGATACTCTTAAGGCAACACCTGTGCTAATAAtgaaaggaaatgtattttgttgtgtgttctggatgacttgattttttttatatagttaggggggccccttggcatttttttgcttagggccccacagaggtcagaaccggctctggcaaggcatgatctgtttacatgtattctaaccgcttcggactgataccggacacgttccGTGTATGTTAAGTGGACGTCCGGGCTTGCAGTGTTTATGCACCGTTAGAATCTCTGGTAAAACTAAGGAccccttaatgtgtgtgtgtgtgtatgtgtgtgtgtgtgaacttttgACTAGACATGTATGTTAGATGTGTATAGAACTACTATAGATACAATACTGCATCAATACTACAATACTGTATAGTCATGTGGGACTTTACCTTTGGAAAGAGGCTGAACAGTTCAGCATCTACTTTCAGTGTCAGTTTCAGTTTCCTTTTACTCTCACCATCGTAAGTGACAGTTGACCCCACAGGAGTGTTGGCTTGCGTGACGACTGCTTTAGAGGCACCATGCCACTTGTTGGTCagcaacaccctgtaaaaccatCAGAACCACACAACAGCGCATGTGGTCATTATCCCTTACCTACATTTCGATGAGTAGCCTACATTCtcttgtaatgtatgtatgtaatgtaatgtattgctgcTCAACACAGGCCATGGTTTAGTTTAACTGTAGATTAAATTACACTCACTTACTAATTTACACTTACTAATAAATTATCTGCTGTCTCTTTTCGTTGCTGCTCAACACAGGCTATGGTTTAGTTTAACTGTAGATTAAATTACACTCACTTACTAATTTACACTTACTAATAAATTATCTGCTGTCTCTTTTCGTCATGCTGCCTTCATTCCAGACGAGTAGAGAGCACACAGGTCATTTCTATCTACTAGTACGCCTGTTAAATAAGAATTCACATGCACTTTGtttctgaataactgcacttcaGTGTAAAAGTCTGTTCGAAAGTGTGATAACATGAGAGGCTGGTTATCTGCGAGGCAGCTCAAAGTAGTGGAAGGACACAGGTTCTTTTTCGTAAGACTCCgtcaccatctctatgggaggcgctcattggctgtcgacctTGACGAAGACCTGAAGACGAAGGTGCAAAGCTCACTTTTGCGCTCTCTTCGGCTGGCTGACTGTTCGTTCGACCGACTGGGTTTAACTGTCCAACTGCCTAACTGTCCAAGAAGTGCTTTTTTGTGCAGCTTCGCTGGGCGCCTAGTCACGGCAAAGAAAGGACTCTCTTGACCAAGCAAAAGTGGATTCTACTCTGCATGAGTATTTCAAAGTATATCAAAGAATTTTCTGTAATTACTGAGGAAATGCTGAGTCATTGACTAGCCGCTAGTCCTGCTAAGCCTTGCTAGCGTGTTAACCTTACCACTGTAGCTAGCCGGCCACGCCGCCTAGCTTTACAATGGCTACTTCTGCTTCGATTTcgaagaaaggagaaaaggaacCCTGCAAATGCCTCACCGGCTGTGGATTCTCTATCTCCCCCGATGACCCGCACACTGTTTGCATGTTATGCCCTGTCCCACGCCCAAAGGCCCTCACCATTGCAGAATGCAGTAAGTGTCAACAACTAGATGCTAACACCCTAGAACGCCTATCTTTCCTTAGCCGCATGGTAGTCACTCACAGAGGGAGCTGCTACGGCTTAGAGGATGTACAGGCACTTGAGGATCCGGAGGAAGGGAGGACAGTGGGTCGGACGGAACCCTCAGCACCCACCCTCTTCGATGAACCCCCGCAGCCGGAGGTCGAGGCCCCCACCATACCTCCCTGGTAGGTCGagcatgaagaggaggaagaggacatcaTAGGAATCGATGAAAGGGACCTCACACTTTCGAGACTCGTCTGGGTCCCGAGCCCTTCACTGTCCGCGAGGGCTCATACCCCCAAACTGACAAATTATATGAGGTCTGCGAGAAGGCTGCGGCAAGATTGGAAGTGTCGTGGCCAGAACCGCCGCAGCATCGTTCCAGGACCTGGCTCGACGGCAGGCACCTCCCGTGCCACTTGAAAGCTACTCCCGCTTTTTCCAAAGGTGGTGGGAGACATGGCCAAAATGTGGGATTGACCGTTCTCGGCACCCTACACCGTGTTTCTCCCTACAGGACACCGTCGATTTGGATAAAGGTTGGGACAGGATACCGGCCATGGAGGCTTCACCTGTCACCTGAATCCCCAGCCTGGCAGTCTGGACCTGCCCTCTGTAGCACAGAGGCTCCCGGACAAGATGGACcggctcacgctctctctctgggAGAAGACGTACCGGTCAGCCGTGGTGAATGCTTCGGCTATGCTCTCGGCCTACCTGTCAGCCCTCCAGGACAACATGGCTGAATGTATGGCCAGAGGTGAACCAACAGAGAAAGAGTGGTAAAACGTCCGCGAGGCCACCGACTGGGTCCTCCGATGTGCCCAAGGTGCCCCCCAGCTGGACGGGTCATGGCTAGCAGTTACAGGGACAAGAGGCGTGTGGCTGAATCCAACCACCCTCACGGAGCGCGAGAAGACATCGATGATGGACATGCCACTCTCCGTCACAGGTTTGCAGCGGCCCCAAGGCTGCTGCGGCCCCCAGGTCACCATGGCTCAAGCTACAATACCACAGACATCCGTCTCCGACCTCCTCACACCGAGCTGGACGCTCAGATGATTCCCCGGAGCCCCATCCTAGCCCGGGCTCCAACACCGACACCGACAAAGTCTCAACGGCTTCGACCACCGGCGCCTCATCCAGCCACCAGCTCGTCCCGAGTTCAGTGCTGGCCAACGCGAAGAGATACTCTTCGACGAGCTACAGGGAAGAGGTTCTAGCCCTTTGCGGGGCCTCAACACCGGGGCTCTCGCCGCACACCATCTGCCGCGGGTTTCATCGGATGAACACTTGAGCTTAACAGGTGCCCCGGATCCCGGTCCACGCTCACAGCACTCTAATGATAAATTAGT encodes:
- the LOC134435389 gene encoding alpha-N-acetylneuraminide alpha-2,8-sialyltransferase-like; the protein is MDCIKKSTLLLFTLGLLGILYLWIVHIDRYVMSPDFLQLKKTKHHSGCRGTTLHFPLPNQKGVGSKSNVSCGDSVIDKMMEGYSLNWNRNETNSQQFRVLLTNKWHGASKAVVTQANTPVGSTVTYDGESKRKLKLTLKVDAELFSLFPKESPFVNKTWDTCSVVGNGGILTNSSCGPLIDSAQFVIRCNLPPIENDYEKDVGSKSDLVTANPSIIHDKFNDLVWRRKPFIDKLRSYGNALIFLPAFSYSQNTARSQRASYTAEEFQSPARLVYMSPEYLRNVALFWNSQGIRAKRLSTGLIVTSLALELCSNVHLYGFWPFSKHPHTCQALTNHYYDDAQFKKNSHAMPSEFGLLLRLHNQGILRLHLGQCPSCS